One window from the genome of Spiractinospora alimapuensis encodes:
- a CDS encoding phosphatase domain-containing protein: MSRTILVDIDGTLALRTGADARGPYQWHRVGEDTPNAPVVDVVRRLAKSGLEVVYVTGRSDECAAATREWLAEHVGVDGELHMRSEGDRRRDHVVKRELYDRHIRDHHDVLCVLDDRDGVVAMWRNIGLTVLQVADGDF; this comes from the coding sequence GTGAGCAGGACCATCCTCGTCGACATCGACGGAACCCTCGCGCTGCGTACCGGCGCCGACGCTCGGGGGCCGTATCAGTGGCACCGGGTCGGGGAGGACACGCCGAACGCACCGGTGGTGGACGTCGTCCGACGCCTCGCGAAGTCGGGGTTGGAGGTCGTGTACGTCACGGGTCGCAGTGACGAGTGCGCGGCCGCGACGCGGGAGTGGCTGGCCGAGCATGTCGGGGTGGACGGTGAGCTGCACATGCGGTCGGAGGGGGACCGACGGCGGGATCACGTGGTGAAGCGGGAGCTGTACGACCGCCACATCCGGGACCACCACGACGTGCTGTGTGTCCTCGACGACCGCGACGGGGTGGTCGCCATGTGGCGGAACATCGGACTGACGGTGCTCCAGGTCGCCGACGGCGACTTCTAG
- a CDS encoding PrsW family intramembrane metalloprotease — protein sequence MPGLDTKAILEGRRPGRHSVGLIIGIGVSVLCMLLVFGYFLLMGVLGAGAAGAFGFVISLAAAVIPVSIIIPLILLLDRLEPEPPRMLVFSFLWGAGVAVLAALILNTVGGMYYAVPTFGAGGEYFTATVIAPVVEESMKGLVLLLFLWRRRNELNSLTDGIIYAGMVAAGFAFTENVSYFLTSFFEGGFGGFAFVFVLRGLVSPLGHPIYTAMIGIGVAYVALNRGPGRWVALFFGWVAAVLLHGLWNGSTAFGFGGWAVAYFLIFLVLIGIIVIAVVDRRRVIAAIAYYLPPYTNTGLVTAQDIRMLSTMGGRKLARRWAQSTGGRGGYKAMEDYQLAATELALMHMEWDRGIARPDWQARRDSLLALMHVAREAFLGHVRQPVAPTWAGSATDSGFMRRGNFQHIIDQARAQQQQRPSGPPPQPGGSQQGW from the coding sequence ATGCCCGGTCTCGATACCAAAGCCATCCTCGAAGGACGCCGACCCGGCCGGCACTCCGTCGGCCTGATCATCGGCATCGGCGTCAGCGTGCTGTGCATGCTGCTGGTGTTCGGCTACTTCCTGCTGATGGGCGTGCTTGGGGCAGGCGCAGCCGGGGCCTTTGGTTTCGTGATCAGCCTCGCCGCCGCCGTCATCCCGGTGTCGATCATCATCCCGCTCATTCTGCTCCTGGACCGCTTGGAACCCGAGCCGCCGCGGATGCTGGTGTTCTCGTTCCTGTGGGGTGCCGGGGTGGCCGTCCTGGCGGCGCTCATCCTCAACACGGTGGGCGGGATGTACTACGCGGTGCCCACGTTCGGTGCCGGCGGGGAGTACTTCACCGCCACGGTGATCGCGCCGGTCGTGGAGGAGAGCATGAAGGGGCTGGTGCTCCTGCTCTTCCTGTGGCGGCGTCGTAACGAGCTGAACTCCCTCACCGACGGCATCATCTACGCCGGTATGGTCGCGGCGGGCTTCGCCTTCACCGAGAACGTGTCCTACTTCCTGACCTCGTTCTTCGAGGGCGGCTTCGGTGGTTTCGCGTTCGTCTTCGTCCTGCGCGGCCTCGTCTCACCGCTGGGACACCCCATCTACACGGCGATGATCGGGATCGGGGTGGCCTACGTCGCCCTCAATCGGGGGCCCGGGCGGTGGGTCGCGCTGTTCTTCGGCTGGGTGGCGGCGGTGCTGCTGCACGGACTGTGGAACGGGTCCACCGCGTTCGGCTTCGGCGGCTGGGCGGTGGCCTACTTCCTGATCTTCCTGGTCCTGATCGGGATCATCGTGATCGCGGTCGTGGACCGGCGGCGCGTCATCGCGGCCATCGCCTACTACCTTCCGCCCTACACCAACACGGGGCTCGTGACGGCCCAGGACATCCGGATGTTGAGCACCATGGGGGGCCGGAAGCTGGCCCGTCGGTGGGCACAGTCGACCGGTGGCCGGGGCGGGTACAAGGCGATGGAGGACTACCAGCTCGCCGCCACCGAGCTCGCGCTGATGCACATGGAGTGGGACCGGGGGATCGCCCGCCCCGACTGGCAGGCCCGGCGGGACTCCCTCCTGGCGCTGATGCACGTGGCCCGGGAGGCCTTCCTTGGCCACGTGCGCCAACCCGTGGCACCCACGTGGGCGGGCTCGGCGACCGACTCCGGGTTCATGCGGCGTGGCAACTTCCAACACATCATCGACCAGGCGCGCGCTCAGCAGCAGCAGCGGCCTAGCGGCCCGCCGCCGCAGCCCGGGGGCTCCCAGCAGGGGTGGTGA
- a CDS encoding GbsR/MarR family transcriptional regulator, whose translation MSEPTEAELDFVDEVAVFFEREGMPLIAGRVIGWLLISDPPEQSPAQLEANLRVSRSSISSATRLLTPSGLVESVRVRGDRRQYFRIAPDGWSRMLERRYAQATSFRQVMENGLRILEGEGASPKRRERLDNVRDLYTFLEEELPALLRRWKES comes from the coding sequence ATGAGCGAACCGACCGAAGCCGAGCTGGACTTCGTTGATGAGGTCGCGGTCTTCTTCGAACGCGAAGGGATGCCACTGATCGCTGGGAGAGTGATCGGATGGCTGCTGATCAGTGATCCTCCTGAGCAAAGCCCGGCCCAGCTCGAAGCGAATCTTCGAGTCAGCCGCAGTTCGATCAGTTCCGCGACCCGGCTGCTTACGCCGAGCGGACTGGTGGAGTCAGTCCGCGTGAGGGGCGATCGTCGGCAGTACTTCCGTATAGCCCCCGATGGTTGGAGCCGCATGCTGGAGCGCCGCTACGCCCAGGCGACGTCCTTCCGCCAGGTGATGGAGAACGGACTTCGGATCCTGGAAGGCGAAGGAGCCTCCCCCAAGCGCCGTGAACGCCTGGACAACGTCCGTGACCTCTACACCTTTCTCGAGGAGGAGCTCCCGGCCCTCCTGCGGCGTTGGAAGGAGTCCTGA
- a CDS encoding glucose-6-phosphate isomerase, whose translation MDTEDSVRHAVDRLVSDDVPERLVALDDTLWGPEARDEASIRLGWLDLPASSQALLPRLLPFAERKRADGIDRVVLAGMGGSSLAPEVIAESSGHSLIVLDSTDPQQVRRALDDGLERTVVVVSSKSGGTIETDSQRRAAEQAFRDAGIAPAERIVCVTDPGSPLAELAETHGYTVFLADPHVGGRYSALSAFGLVPAALAGVEVQHLLDEASALQPSLRSNDVAKNPALLLGAALGASARAGDHAGRDKVALAGVAPHGLGDWIEQLLAESTGKDGRGLLPVVVEDEDAPGYSPGGDRHLVSFGTPGVPAPESDTVVTGPLGAQFLAWEYATAIAGRVLGVDPFDQPNVAESKNNTTRLLESAGDAPLPTGDPLLVAGAVEVYASRAFTEAVPHDLGDLSGVLRSLAALPQEGGYLAVMAYLDRGRDVAARRLRPALAERGVHPVTFGWGPRFLHSTGQYHKGGPQNGVFLQVTGDTDEDLAIPGRGFGFARLQMAQALGDFGALAERDRPVVRVHLRDRVEGMAELLAALESTA comes from the coding sequence ATGGACACCGAGGATTCGGTACGGCACGCCGTGGACCGGCTCGTGTCCGACGACGTGCCCGAGCGGTTGGTCGCGTTAGACGACACCCTGTGGGGCCCCGAGGCTCGGGACGAGGCGTCGATCCGGCTGGGCTGGCTGGATCTGCCCGCGTCGTCGCAGGCACTGCTGCCTCGGCTCCTGCCCTTCGCGGAACGCAAACGCGCCGACGGCATCGACCGTGTCGTCCTCGCCGGGATGGGGGGTTCGTCACTGGCACCGGAGGTCATCGCCGAGAGCAGCGGTCACTCGTTGATCGTGCTGGACAGCACCGACCCCCAGCAGGTTCGCCGCGCGCTGGACGACGGCCTCGAGCGGACCGTGGTGGTCGTCTCCTCCAAGAGTGGCGGGACGATCGAGACCGACAGCCAGCGGCGCGCGGCCGAGCAGGCGTTCCGGGACGCGGGCATCGCGCCCGCCGAACGCATCGTGTGCGTGACCGATCCGGGGTCGCCGTTGGCGGAGCTCGCCGAGACACACGGCTACACCGTGTTCCTGGCCGACCCGCACGTGGGGGGCCGCTACAGCGCGCTGAGCGCCTTCGGGTTGGTCCCGGCGGCACTCGCGGGGGTGGAGGTGCAGCACCTGTTGGACGAGGCCTCGGCCCTGCAACCGTCGTTGCGGTCCAACGACGTCGCCAAGAACCCGGCACTGCTGCTGGGCGCCGCGCTGGGGGCGTCGGCCCGGGCCGGCGACCACGCGGGCCGGGACAAGGTCGCGCTGGCAGGGGTGGCACCGCACGGTCTGGGCGACTGGATCGAACAACTCCTCGCGGAGTCGACCGGCAAGGACGGCCGCGGGCTGTTGCCGGTCGTGGTCGAGGACGAGGACGCGCCGGGGTACTCCCCCGGTGGCGACCGGCACCTGGTCAGCTTCGGAACACCGGGCGTGCCGGCGCCGGAGAGCGACACAGTGGTCACCGGTCCGCTGGGAGCCCAGTTCTTGGCGTGGGAGTACGCGACCGCGATCGCTGGGCGCGTCCTGGGTGTGGACCCCTTCGACCAGCCCAACGTGGCGGAGTCCAAGAACAACACGACCCGGCTGCTGGAGTCCGCCGGCGACGCTCCCCTCCCCACGGGCGATCCCCTGCTCGTCGCGGGCGCGGTCGAGGTGTACGCCTCGCGGGCGTTCACCGAGGCGGTCCCGCACGACCTCGGTGACCTGAGCGGCGTCCTGCGGTCGCTCGCGGCGCTCCCTCAAGAGGGGGGCTACCTCGCGGTGATGGCCTACCTCGACCGGGGACGCGACGTCGCCGCGCGCCGGCTGCGTCCGGCGTTGGCGGAACGCGGCGTCCACCCCGTCACCTTCGGTTGGGGCCCCCGTTTCCTGCACTCCACCGGCCAGTACCACAAGGGCGGCCCGCAGAACGGTGTCTTCTTGCAGGTCACCGGGGATACAGATGAGGACCTCGCGATTCCGGGGCGTGGCTTCGGATTCGCGCGGCTGCAGATGGCCCAGGCGTTGGGCGACTTCGGCGCGCTCGCCGAACGGGACCGGCCGGTGGTGCGGGTCCACCTGCGGGATCGGGTGGAGGGAATGGCCGAGCTTCTCGCGGCGCTGGAATCCACGGCATAG
- the tal gene encoding transaldolase yields MSGPLNELTEAGVAVWLDDISRERLRNGNLEWLVRERDVVGVTSNPTIFAGALKQGDAYDDQLRDLALRRVPVDEAVREITTHDIRSACDVLRPVYEATGGQDGRVSLEVDPRLAHDTERTVAEARALWWMVDRPNLFIKIPATLEGLPAITQALAEGISVNVTLIFSLSRYRSVMDAFMTGLEQARERGVDLSTMASVASFFVSRVDTETDKRLDAVGSEAARHLRGRAAIANARLAYAAYEETFATGRWHELAAAGAHPQRPLWASTGVKDPAFEDTRYVTELVASGTVNTMPEATLEAVADHAVVKGDTIAGTYAQAQADIDALATVGVDFTDVENVLEVEGVDKFVKSWQDLLDGVAERLGGQPG; encoded by the coding sequence ATGTCTGGTCCGCTGAACGAGTTGACCGAGGCGGGAGTCGCGGTCTGGCTCGACGACATCAGCCGGGAACGCCTACGCAACGGCAACCTCGAGTGGCTGGTCCGCGAACGCGACGTCGTCGGCGTCACGTCCAATCCCACGATCTTCGCCGGCGCCCTCAAGCAGGGCGACGCCTACGACGACCAACTGCGGGACCTGGCGCTGCGCCGTGTGCCGGTCGACGAGGCGGTCCGGGAGATCACCACGCACGACATCCGGTCGGCGTGTGACGTTCTGCGCCCGGTGTACGAGGCGACGGGCGGCCAGGACGGCCGGGTCTCGCTCGAGGTCGACCCGCGGCTCGCGCACGACACCGAACGCACGGTGGCCGAGGCGCGCGCGCTGTGGTGGATGGTGGACCGGCCCAACCTGTTCATCAAGATCCCGGCGACGCTCGAGGGTCTGCCGGCCATCACCCAGGCGCTCGCCGAGGGCATCAGTGTCAACGTCACCCTGATCTTCTCGCTGAGCCGCTACCGCTCGGTGATGGATGCGTTCATGACGGGTCTGGAGCAGGCGCGTGAGCGTGGCGTGGACCTGTCGACGATGGCCTCGGTCGCGTCGTTCTTCGTCAGCCGGGTCGACACCGAGACCGACAAGCGTCTGGACGCGGTGGGCTCCGAGGCCGCGCGGCACCTCCGGGGCCGCGCGGCGATCGCCAACGCGCGTCTGGCCTACGCGGCCTACGAGGAGACCTTCGCGACGGGACGGTGGCACGAGCTGGCCGCCGCCGGGGCGCACCCGCAGCGTCCGCTGTGGGCGTCCACCGGCGTGAAGGACCCCGCCTTCGAGGACACGCGCTACGTGACGGAGCTCGTGGCCAGCGGCACGGTGAACACCATGCCGGAGGCCACGCTGGAGGCCGTCGCCGACCACGCGGTGGTCAAGGGTGACACCATCGCCGGCACCTACGCACAGGCGCAGGCCGACATCGACGCGCTGGCGACCGTGGGTGTGGACTTCACCGACGTCGAGAACGTCCTCGAGGTCGAGGGCGTGGACAAGTTCGTGAAGTCCTGGCAGGACCTGCTGGACGGTGTGGCCGAACGTCTGGGTGGCCAGCCGGGATAG
- a CDS encoding DnaJ family domain-containing protein, which translates to MVERKPTGEPFESWVEKQIREAVERGEFDDVPGTGLPIQDIDRPRDDLWWVKKKMRAEGLSYLPPTLALRKAAEQALADAADASSEAEVRQILTEINRRIREMNMRPPEGPPLNLVPVDVERFVRRWRIRRHKSASNGD; encoded by the coding sequence ATGGTCGAACGAAAGCCGACCGGCGAACCGTTCGAGTCCTGGGTGGAGAAGCAGATCCGCGAGGCGGTGGAACGCGGCGAGTTCGACGACGTACCCGGGACGGGGCTGCCGATCCAGGACATCGACCGGCCCCGGGACGACCTGTGGTGGGTCAAGAAGAAGATGCGTGCCGAGGGGCTGAGCTACCTTCCCCCCACCCTGGCGCTGCGCAAGGCCGCCGAGCAGGCACTGGCCGACGCCGCTGACGCCTCCTCCGAGGCCGAGGTGCGCCAGATCCTCACCGAGATCAACCGTCGCATCCGGGAAATGAACATGCGGCCGCCCGAGGGACCACCGCTGAACCTCGTTCCCGTCGACGTGGAGCGGTTCGTCCGCCGGTGGCGCATACGGCGGCACAAGTCGGCCTCCAACGGCGACTAG
- a CDS encoding alpha/beta fold hydrolase, with protein MEERTTRQRDPFSRVTIDCPEGPLSVIAEGRTGPPVLLLSGAGQDNAMLSWRHLIPFLAQDHRVIALDWPKQGNSKPWNGTADHPVMLDVITRALDHFGLERVAIVGMSQGGALTLAYAIDHPDRVERIVAIAPGGIISFPPVVHQLLWMAARSRFLNTTVPSWMFRGRKQVARFLRGALFAGPVEDFEEIVDEVLDEMRTGTSTSDWQSTSIGFWRMKVDLRPRLGEITCPTLFIQGDKDVGVRPHHTIAAANRVPRARLEMLKGHGHWPNRQSPERVNTLIRDFLRD; from the coding sequence ATGGAAGAGCGGACCACGCGCCAGCGCGACCCCTTCAGCCGGGTCACCATCGACTGTCCCGAAGGCCCCCTGAGCGTTATCGCCGAGGGTCGGACAGGTCCTCCGGTCCTACTGCTCAGCGGTGCGGGACAGGACAACGCCATGCTGAGCTGGCGACACCTCATCCCCTTCCTGGCGCAAGATCACCGGGTCATCGCGCTCGATTGGCCCAAGCAGGGAAACAGCAAGCCCTGGAACGGAACCGCTGACCATCCGGTCATGCTTGACGTCATCACCCGCGCGCTGGACCACTTCGGCCTCGAGCGAGTGGCGATCGTCGGTATGTCGCAGGGTGGCGCACTCACCCTCGCCTACGCGATCGACCATCCCGACCGGGTGGAGCGCATCGTCGCGATCGCGCCCGGTGGCATCATCTCGTTCCCTCCAGTGGTGCACCAGCTCCTTTGGATGGCGGCCCGCAGTCGATTCCTCAACACGACCGTGCCCTCATGGATGTTTCGCGGGCGAAAGCAGGTCGCGCGCTTCCTCCGAGGGGCGCTCTTCGCGGGCCCGGTCGAGGACTTCGAGGAGATCGTGGACGAGGTCTTGGACGAGATGAGGACGGGAACCAGCACCTCGGACTGGCAGTCCACCTCCATCGGCTTCTGGCGGATGAAAGTGGACTTGAGGCCACGCTTGGGGGAGATCACCTGCCCCACGTTGTTCATCCAGGGCGACAAGGATGTCGGAGTGCGTCCACATCACACCATCGCCGCCGCGAATCGCGTTCCACGGGCGCGTCTGGAGATGCTGAAGGGCCACGGCCACTGGCCCAATCGGCAGTCGCCCGAGAGAGTCAATACGCTCATCCGCGACTTCCTGCGGGACTGA
- a CDS encoding heme o synthase, translating into MAVTDQARPRGGGPNSFGAYVRSYVALSKPRVIELLLITTIPVMFLAAGGVPPLLTAVATLIFGTLSAASANAINCYIDRDIDAEMRRTRRRPMAMAQVTPRGALFYGVFLGILSTLGFAATVNLLAAGLSLFAILFYLFVYSLLLKRRTAQNVVWGGIAGCMPVLIGWAAITGELALAPFVLFLVVFFWTPPHTWALAMRYKEDYAAAKVPMLPVVATEKRVLVECVIYSWVTVACSVALWPVANTTVFYPVVAAALGVILLWQAHRLLAQARRGVTGPQLRTMGFFHLSNAYLALLFTAVTIDPLLAGWMR; encoded by the coding sequence ATGGCGGTTACAGATCAGGCGCGGCCTCGCGGCGGGGGTCCGAACTCCTTCGGGGCCTACGTGCGTTCGTATGTGGCGCTGTCGAAGCCTCGAGTGATCGAGCTGTTGCTCATCACCACGATTCCCGTGATGTTCCTGGCGGCCGGTGGTGTGCCGCCGTTGCTCACCGCGGTCGCCACGCTGATCTTCGGGACGCTCTCCGCCGCCAGCGCCAACGCGATCAACTGCTACATCGATCGCGACATCGACGCGGAGATGCGTCGAACACGGCGCCGGCCGATGGCGATGGCCCAGGTGACCCCCCGTGGTGCGCTGTTCTACGGCGTGTTCCTGGGCATCCTGTCCACCCTCGGCTTCGCCGCGACGGTCAACCTGCTCGCCGCCGGGCTGTCGCTGTTCGCCATCCTGTTCTACCTGTTCGTGTACTCGCTGCTGCTCAAGCGGCGTACGGCGCAGAACGTGGTATGGGGCGGCATCGCCGGGTGCATGCCCGTCCTGATCGGGTGGGCGGCGATCACCGGCGAGCTCGCGCTGGCGCCGTTCGTGCTGTTCCTCGTGGTGTTCTTCTGGACGCCGCCGCACACCTGGGCCCTGGCCATGCGCTACAAGGAGGACTACGCGGCGGCGAAGGTCCCCATGCTTCCCGTGGTCGCCACGGAGAAGCGGGTGCTGGTCGAGTGCGTCATCTACAGCTGGGTCACCGTGGCGTGCTCCGTCGCGCTGTGGCCGGTCGCCAACACCACCGTCTTCTACCCCGTGGTCGCGGCCGCGCTCGGCGTCATCCTGTTGTGGCAGGCGCACCGGCTGCTCGCGCAGGCGCGGAGGGGAGTCACCGGGCCGCAGTTGCGGACGATGGGGTTCTTCCACCTGTCCAACGCCTACCTCGCGCTGCTTTTCACCGCGGTGACCATCGATCCGCTGCTCGCCGGCTGGATGCGCTGA